A stretch of DNA from Desulfuromonas thiophila:
TGGGATCGTTCTCCTTATGGACTGCGATCAGGGTCGGCACGCCGAAACCACGCAGGTATTCGGCACGAACCTCGGAACCGGGGCATTTGGGTGCCACCATGATGACGGTCAGGTCCTGGCGAATACGGGTGCCTTCCTCGACGATATTGAAACCGTGAGCATAGCTGAAGGTAGCGCCCTGTTTCATCAGGGGTACCACGGTGCGTACCACGTCACTATGCTGCTTATCCGGTGCCAGGTTCATTACGATATCAGCGGTGGGGAGCAGTTCTTCATAGCTACCGACCTTGAAACCGTTTTCCGTGGCATTGATGTACGACTGACGTTTTTCAGTGATGGCTTCTTTGCGCAGGGTGTAGGACACGTCCAGACCGCTGTCGCGCATGTTGAGGCCCTGATTCAGCCCTTGGGCTCCGCAGCCAACGATAACGATTTTCTTGCCGCGAGCATAGTCGCACCCGCTGGCGAATTCGCTGGCATCCATAAAACGACAAGTGCCGAGTTCTTCGAGCTTCTCACGAAACGACAGGCTGTTGAAATAATTCTGGGACATGCTTTTGATTCTCCTTGGCGTGAAACAACTGATAGAACACTGGTTGGTGGGTTGGTGTCGGGCAGACTAGCTGGTTTGCAACCCGACGTAAATAAAAAACCCGATACCAGCCGGCATCGGGTTTTATCGTCAGTTGGTGCCGAAGGCGAGACTCGAACTCGCACGACCAATTGGTCACCACCCCCTCAAGATGGCGTGTCTACCAGTTCCACCACTTCGGCTTGAACAGGTCGTAGTTATACTGGAGGCTAGCGCAGACTGTCAAGCATGAATTTGGCCTGTCCGCGTTTTCTCTTTTATTTAAAAGTTCCTGTTGATTCAGATGGTTGGGTTGAATCAGCCGGGATTTCAGGCAGGTTCTCGGCATTCTCCGCAGTGGGTTCTGCCAAGGGGGCGACCGTCAGGGTCTCAGGCATCAGGCTGCCGGCACCTGGTCGTCCGTACAGATAAGCCAATGCCAGGCTGGTCAGCATGAAGATGACAGCCGTGCTCGTTGTCAGTTTGCTCAGAAACGTCTTGCCGCCACTGGCACCAAACATGGTCTGGCTGGCACCACCACCGAAAGAGGCTCCGGCTTCAGCGCCTTTGCCGGCCTGCAGCAGAACGATGATAATCAGGGCGACGGAAACGGCAACGTGCAGAATCAGTAGTGCAGTAATCATGGTGAAAGGCTTACTCCAAACCTGCTGTTGAAAAAAGGCGATGACTGGCGGTTGTAAAGATAACCGACAGCCACGGCAACCGACGATGGCCGCTGGCATTATGCCGTAAATGCCAGCGGCGCACCCTAGCATAAGCGGCCTAGCCTTGCCAACCCTTTTACAGGCGGCGCTAAAACGTCCATAACGGGCCTTCCCCGGGCGGCAAGGTGCAGAGTTCTTTGTCGTATGTTACATCGTCCCGTGCCGCTAGTACGTCATTTTGGGGCAGAACTGCCTTTGTTGCTTGACGGTTATTGTCCGGCCAGTCGGAGTGGTCGCGGATAGTGGGCGATAGCCACAAAACTGGCGCTGTCCAGACTGGCACCACCGACCAAGGCGCCGTCGATGTCAGGCTCGGCCATCAGGCTGCTGATGTTGTCCGGTTTGACGCTGCCGCCGTAGAGAATGCGGGTTGATTCCGACACCTCTGACGAAAATTGTCCCTGCAGCAGGCCGCGGATAAAGGCATGAACCTCGGCGGCCTGATCGGCACTGGCGGTTCGCCCGGTGCCAATGGCCCAGACCGGTTCATAGGCTATGACGACTTCGGCCATCTGCGCGCTGGTGATCTCAGCTAGGCCCAGCCGCATTTGGGTGGCGATGACATCGAAGAGTTCACCGTCTTCGCGCTGGGCGAGGTTTTCGCCTACACAGAGGATTACCTTTAGGCCAGCTGCCAGAGCAGCCTGCACCTTGGCATTAATGAAGGTATCAGTTTCGCCCAGCAACTGACGCCGCTCGGAATGGCCCAGAATCACATAGTGGCAGCCGGCGTCCTGCAGCAGCGTCGGCGACAACTCGCCGGTGAAGGCTCCCTCCGTTGCCGGATAGCA
This window harbors:
- the secG gene encoding preprotein translocase subunit SecG, giving the protein MPAAIVGCRGCRLSLQPPVIAFFQQQVWSKPFTMITALLILHVAVSVALIIIVLLQAGKGAEAGASFGGGASQTMFGASGGKTFLSKLTTSTAVIFMLTSLALAYLYGRPGAGSLMPETLTVAPLAEPTAENAENLPEIPADSTQPSESTGTFK
- the tpiA gene encoding triose-phosphate isomerase; this encodes MRKPLIAGNWKLHKTLAEAQELARTLKDKLQDEQRCELVIAPPFTALAAVAEICRDSPLQLAGQNCYPATEGAFTGELSPTLLQDAGCHYVILGHSERRQLLGETDTFINAKVQAALAAGLKVILCVGENLAQREDGELFDVIATQMRLGLAEITSAQMAEVVIAYEPVWAIGTGRTASADQAAEVHAFIRGLLQGQFSSEVSESTRILYGGSVKPDNISSLMAEPDIDGALVGGASLDSASFVAIAHYPRPLRLAGQ